One region of Qipengyuania sp. SS22 genomic DNA includes:
- a CDS encoding LysR family transcriptional regulator, giving the protein MKRTHLPLNALRVYDAAARHLSFTRAADELAVTPAAVGQQIRALEDHLGTVLFRRTSKGLELTQEGAAGLDALREGFLKFEESVSAMQAGQALDSYTIACPREFYAQWLAPRLARFGEKNPEIRFTFVADEHADFTEANLDCAIRLVDGPGELQGIELDEARRVTVARPESQGGAPDKWIDWGLPLQDGVAAHVTVSNAGQALSSTLAGLGKAILPELLAKDSIDAGLLEVLDGPHTGQRAYWLVAPTPQWRTKKVRSLVAFLSE; this is encoded by the coding sequence ATGAAGCGTACTCACCTGCCTCTCAACGCCCTGCGCGTTTACGATGCCGCCGCGCGGCATCTGTCCTTCACCCGCGCTGCGGACGAGCTGGCGGTGACGCCGGCCGCCGTGGGCCAGCAGATCCGCGCGCTCGAGGATCACCTCGGCACGGTGCTGTTCCGCCGCACCAGCAAGGGGCTCGAGCTGACGCAGGAAGGTGCCGCGGGCCTCGATGCGCTGCGCGAAGGCTTCCTCAAGTTCGAAGAAAGCGTGTCCGCGATGCAGGCGGGCCAGGCGCTCGACAGCTATACCATCGCCTGCCCGCGCGAATTCTACGCGCAATGGCTGGCGCCGCGACTGGCGCGGTTCGGCGAGAAGAACCCCGAAATCCGCTTTACCTTCGTCGCCGACGAACATGCCGATTTCACCGAGGCGAACCTCGATTGTGCGATCCGGCTGGTCGACGGACCGGGCGAATTGCAGGGGATCGAGCTCGACGAGGCGCGCCGCGTTACCGTGGCCCGGCCCGAAAGTCAGGGCGGGGCGCCCGACAAGTGGATCGACTGGGGGCTGCCGCTGCAGGATGGGGTGGCGGCGCATGTCACCGTGTCCAATGCCGGCCAGGCGCTGTCCTCGACCTTGGCGGGGCTGGGCAAGGCGATCCTGCCCGAACTGCTGGCCAAGGATTCGATCGACGCGGGCCTGCTCGAGGTGCTCGACGGCCCGCATACCGGGCAGCGCGCGTACTGGCTGGTCGCACCGACCCCGCAATGGCGGACGAAAAAGGTCAGGTCTCTTGTCGCGTTTCTTTCCGAATAA
- a CDS encoding alpha/beta hydrolase family protein has product MATPLAAQTPAEAPPALDAAGRPEPIPVTAFAEGFQLEDARLSATGKRLAFGQIVDGRSMVRIYDADTLALERVIDAGDADDFNGFRWAGDERLLLSVMKEADNANYWARMSRLLLFDLPTSQLSYVGLKRSPLDGDDLVHVDPQGHFVLLNLRIGAQQEAEIWRFPLDGSGAENAQRILDNEGDITRWWADSDGVIRLGRGRTRRGHLIVVYRSGPGEEFRRMAKVDWDDEDALDKWDAFGLQPGSDIGYTVSSEEDGRRVLREFDYSTGTLGKAVYANPDWDVESVTVNRSGRPASVTIRDDRQREVWLDPDMQAMQDALARALGDKPVRVISKGFGSRMLVLQTASDDPGGLYVFTPEKQRLAFFANLRPDIDFRVLAPTTAHDIETRDGLVMRSYLTLPRGREAAGLPLIVMPHGGPYGARDDMGYHDWVQLLANRGYAVLQPNFRGSSGFGAAFEEAGDGEIGRRMQDDLDDATRWAIARGYADPARICLLGASYGGYAALWGVIRNPELYRCAASWAGVTDWDALLLHDRSYLGRRYYSDEWKPKIVGEGKGFDMSDVSPMAQIRRLARPVLLAQGKDDARVPYAQYYRLIEQAERNDIELETLMLVDGHSLTKEGNAEKLLTAFVDFLARHNPPD; this is encoded by the coding sequence ATGGCGACGCCGCTGGCAGCGCAGACGCCTGCCGAAGCGCCACCCGCACTCGATGCGGCAGGAAGGCCCGAACCCATTCCGGTGACCGCCTTCGCCGAGGGGTTTCAGCTGGAAGATGCTCGCCTGTCCGCCACCGGCAAGAGGCTCGCCTTCGGCCAGATCGTCGACGGGCGGTCGATGGTCCGCATTTACGACGCCGATACCCTGGCGCTCGAACGGGTGATCGACGCGGGCGATGCCGACGATTTCAACGGGTTCCGCTGGGCCGGAGACGAGCGGTTGCTGTTGTCGGTGATGAAAGAGGCTGACAACGCCAATTACTGGGCGCGCATGTCGCGGCTGTTACTGTTCGACCTCCCGACCAGCCAATTGAGCTATGTCGGCCTCAAACGCTCGCCGCTTGACGGCGATGACCTCGTCCATGTCGATCCGCAGGGCCACTTTGTCCTCTTGAACCTGCGCATCGGCGCGCAGCAGGAAGCCGAGATATGGCGTTTCCCGCTCGATGGTTCCGGGGCAGAGAATGCCCAGCGCATCCTGGATAACGAAGGCGATATCACTCGTTGGTGGGCCGATAGCGATGGCGTGATCCGGCTGGGTCGAGGGCGCACGCGCCGGGGTCATCTGATCGTCGTCTACCGGTCCGGCCCGGGCGAGGAATTCCGCCGCATGGCCAAGGTCGACTGGGACGATGAAGACGCGCTCGACAAATGGGATGCCTTCGGGCTCCAGCCGGGATCGGATATCGGCTACACGGTTTCCTCCGAGGAAGACGGCCGCCGCGTGCTGCGCGAATTCGACTATTCGACAGGAACGCTGGGAAAAGCCGTCTACGCAAATCCCGATTGGGATGTCGAGAGCGTGACCGTCAACCGCTCCGGCCGGCCGGCCTCGGTGACGATCCGCGATGATCGGCAGCGCGAGGTCTGGCTCGACCCGGATATGCAGGCGATGCAGGATGCGCTGGCGCGAGCGCTGGGCGACAAGCCCGTCCGCGTCATTTCCAAGGGCTTCGGCTCGCGCATGCTCGTGTTGCAGACCGCGTCGGACGATCCCGGAGGGCTGTATGTCTTCACGCCAGAGAAACAGCGGCTGGCCTTTTTCGCCAACCTGCGCCCGGACATTGATTTCCGTGTCCTCGCGCCGACCACAGCGCACGATATTGAGACCCGCGACGGCTTGGTAATGCGCTCCTATCTGACCCTGCCGCGCGGCAGGGAGGCGGCGGGCCTGCCGCTGATCGTCATGCCTCATGGGGGCCCCTACGGTGCGCGCGATGACATGGGATACCACGATTGGGTGCAGCTGCTCGCCAATCGCGGTTATGCCGTCCTCCAGCCAAATTTTCGCGGATCGAGCGGCTTTGGCGCGGCGTTCGAGGAAGCGGGCGATGGCGAGATCGGCCGCCGGATGCAGGACGATCTCGACGATGCGACCCGCTGGGCGATCGCCCGGGGTTATGCCGATCCTGCGCGCATCTGCCTGCTCGGTGCCAGCTATGGCGGGTACGCTGCGCTATGGGGTGTGATCCGCAATCCCGAACTCTACCGCTGCGCGGCCAGTTGGGCGGGCGTTACCGATTGGGACGCCCTGCTGCTGCATGACCGATCCTATCTCGGCCGGCGCTATTATTCCGACGAGTGGAAACCGAAAATTGTTGGTGAGGGCAAGGGGTTCGACATGAGCGATGTCTCGCCAATGGCGCAGATTCGCCGCCTTGCGCGCCCAGTCCTGCTGGCGCAGGGCAAGGACGATGCCCGGGTGCCATATGCGCAATACTATCGCCTGATCGAACAGGCCGAACGCAACGACATCGAACTCGAGACCCTGATGCTGGTGGATGGCCATTCGCTGACCAAGGAAGGGAATGCCGAGAAGCTGTTGACTGCCTTCGTGGACTTCCTGGCGCGTCATAATCCGCCGGATTGA
- a CDS encoding RNA degradosome polyphosphate kinase gives MSTETPSRVAANDADTPAEPAILAPRDRYTNRELSWLSFNRRVLAESENERYPLLERLRFLSISASNLDEFTMVRIAGLEGQVQRGIETQAIDGASPRQQLEAIRDQLLTLEERQQKSLETLRTALFDEGIMLAPIDRLAQDQLDWLGEYFESDILPLITPQAIDPSHPFPFVANKGIGVIFRLKRGRRKADLIEMVLIPSGAPRFVRVPGEKAIYVAIEQLVTRFAGQLFPGFKVLGDGVFRVIRDSDIEVEEEAEDLVRFFRTAIQRRRRGRTVLLELDEECDETAEVLLREQLEVEEAMIVKSDGMLGLADLAVICNEPRPDLKFEPFSPRYPERILEHDGDCFAAIREKDIVIHHPFESFDVVVDFLRQAARDPAVMSIKQTLYRAGDQSPVIAALIEAALAGKAVTAVVELKARFDEERNIHWASELERAGVQVIYGFTEWKTHAKVSLVVRREEDGYRTYCHFGTGNYHPINAKIYTDLSFFTADPALGRDAAKMFNFITGYIEPDDLERIALSPIGLQETLFELIDAEIANAHAGKPAGIWVKLNSVTYKPMIDKLYEASQAGVEIHMVVRGICSLRAGLPGVSDNIRVKSIIGRFLEHSRVWAFANGKALPSRQAKVYLTSADAMSRNLMRRVEVMVPITNKTVHDQVLGQVMLANILDTEQSWQLGPDGQYHRLRQEEGGFNCHQYFMSNPSLSGRGAALADHEVPRLTLRGSSQ, from the coding sequence ATGAGTACGGAAACCCCCTCTCGCGTCGCGGCAAACGATGCCGACACGCCCGCGGAGCCTGCGATTCTGGCGCCCCGGGACCGCTATACCAATCGCGAGCTGAGCTGGCTGTCGTTCAACCGCCGGGTGCTCGCGGAGAGCGAGAACGAGCGCTATCCGCTGCTGGAACGGCTGCGCTTCCTGTCGATCTCGGCGAGCAATCTCGACGAATTCACCATGGTCCGCATTGCCGGGCTGGAGGGGCAGGTCCAGCGCGGGATCGAGACGCAGGCGATCGACGGGGCCAGCCCGCGCCAACAATTGGAGGCGATTCGCGACCAGTTGCTCACGCTGGAGGAACGCCAGCAGAAAAGCTTGGAAACGCTGCGCACGGCGTTGTTCGACGAAGGCATCATGCTCGCCCCGATCGACCGGCTGGCGCAGGACCAGCTCGACTGGCTGGGCGAATATTTCGAAAGCGACATCCTGCCGCTGATCACCCCGCAGGCGATCGATCCGTCGCACCCCTTCCCCTTCGTCGCCAACAAGGGGATCGGGGTGATCTTCCGACTGAAGCGCGGGCGGCGCAAGGCGGACCTGATCGAAATGGTGCTGATCCCCAGCGGCGCGCCGCGCTTCGTCCGCGTGCCGGGCGAAAAGGCGATCTATGTCGCGATCGAGCAATTGGTTACGCGGTTCGCCGGCCAGCTGTTCCCCGGCTTCAAGGTGCTCGGCGACGGCGTGTTCCGCGTCATCCGCGACAGCGATATCGAGGTCGAGGAAGAGGCCGAGGACCTCGTGCGGTTCTTCCGCACGGCGATCCAGCGGCGGCGGCGCGGGCGCACCGTGCTGCTCGAGCTCGACGAGGAGTGCGACGAAACCGCCGAAGTGCTCTTGCGCGAACAGCTTGAGGTCGAGGAGGCGATGATCGTCAAGAGCGATGGCATGCTCGGGCTCGCCGATCTGGCCGTCATCTGCAACGAGCCGCGCCCCGACCTCAAATTCGAACCCTTCAGCCCGCGCTATCCCGAGCGCATTCTCGAGCATGACGGCGATTGCTTCGCCGCCATCCGCGAGAAGGATATCGTCATCCACCACCCGTTCGAAAGCTTCGACGTGGTGGTCGATTTCCTGCGCCAGGCGGCGCGCGACCCGGCAGTGATGTCGATCAAGCAGACGCTCTACCGTGCAGGCGACCAGTCGCCGGTGATCGCCGCGCTGATCGAGGCGGCGCTGGCGGGCAAGGCGGTCACCGCGGTGGTCGAGTTGAAGGCGCGCTTCGACGAGGAGCGCAATATCCACTGGGCGAGCGAGCTCGAACGCGCCGGGGTGCAGGTGATCTACGGCTTCACCGAGTGGAAGACGCACGCCAAGGTCAGCCTGGTGGTGCGCCGCGAGGAGGATGGCTACCGCACTTATTGCCACTTCGGGACGGGCAATTATCACCCGATCAACGCCAAGATCTACACCGACCTCAGCTTCTTTACCGCCGATCCCGCGCTGGGGCGCGACGCGGCCAAGATGTTCAATTTCATCACCGGCTATATCGAACCCGACGATCTCGAACGGATCGCGCTGTCGCCGATCGGGCTGCAGGAAACGCTGTTCGAGCTGATCGACGCCGAGATCGCCAATGCCCATGCGGGCAAGCCTGCCGGCATCTGGGTGAAGCTCAATTCGGTGACCTACAAGCCGATGATCGACAAGCTGTACGAAGCCAGCCAGGCGGGCGTCGAAATCCACATGGTGGTGCGCGGCATCTGCAGCTTGCGCGCCGGCCTGCCCGGCGTGTCGGACAATATCCGCGTCAAATCGATCATCGGCCGCTTTCTCGAACATTCGCGCGTGTGGGCCTTCGCCAATGGCAAGGCGCTGCCCAGCCGCCAGGCCAAGGTCTATCTGACCAGCGCCGACGCGATGAGCCGCAATCTGATGCGCCGCGTCGAGGTAATGGTCCCGATCACCAACAAGACCGTGCACGACCAGGTCCTGGGCCAGGTCATGCTCGCCAATATTCTCGACACCGAACAAAGCTGGCAGCTCGGTCCCGACGGCCAGTATCATCGCTTGCGACAGGAGGAAGGCGGCTTCAACTGCCACCAGTATTTCATGTCCAATCCATCACTATCCGGGCGCGGTGCCGCGCTCGCCGACCATGAGGTCCCGCGCCTGACGCTGCGGGGGTCCTCGCAATGA
- a CDS encoding Ppx/GppA family phosphatase: protein MSASRSAKWQRRLMQPPRAVIDIGSNTVRMVIYEGTARAPEVVWNEKVAARLGRDLSETGRIPEEAAEEALAALARYALIIGDLGIEDVQTVATAAARDAENGAQFLEQVAALGLEPRLLTGKEEAMASAMGALGAFPGARGVVADLGGGSLELVSVADNACHEAASLQLGTLRLPALRSDGGDAFETAVHEQLAAVGWAAKHPGPMYMIGGTWRALAAYAMRYFDYPLTDPHGFTLLPDDARRLAGELVAADPDKLREISGISPMRAHYLPDAAALLRPLLDRIEPDELVFSSWGIREGLLYSRLEPAQMKADPLLAGVTAYAAPRDSSITEATLLAAWTVDLTEGDGKLNERLRLAAAQLSGALHRVEPNLRESHAIEWALGKRWIDLDARGRAMICAALFGSLGRTQLPDKLRVLASDADLHEGVTWGLGYRLARRLGGGSRVSLTTSALRRKKKSLILRLDESRAALANYPATQDFENLAEWLGLKPKIKIGSFNFSGAGEDQEED, encoded by the coding sequence ATGAGCGCATCGCGTTCGGCCAAATGGCAACGGCGGCTGATGCAGCCCCCGCGCGCGGTCATCGATATCGGCTCCAACACCGTGCGCATGGTGATCTACGAAGGCACTGCGCGCGCTCCCGAAGTGGTGTGGAACGAAAAGGTCGCCGCGCGGCTCGGGCGCGATTTGTCCGAGACCGGGCGCATCCCCGAGGAGGCTGCGGAGGAAGCGCTGGCCGCGCTGGCGCGCTATGCGCTGATCATCGGCGATCTCGGGATCGAGGACGTCCAGACGGTCGCCACCGCCGCCGCGCGCGACGCGGAGAACGGGGCGCAATTCCTCGAGCAGGTCGCCGCGCTCGGGCTCGAGCCGCGCCTGTTGACGGGCAAGGAGGAGGCCATGGCCTCGGCAATGGGCGCGCTGGGGGCCTTCCCCGGCGCCCGCGGCGTGGTTGCCGACCTTGGCGGGGGCAGTCTCGAACTGGTCTCGGTCGCGGACAATGCGTGTCACGAGGCGGCCAGCCTGCAGCTGGGCACGCTGCGCCTGCCCGCGCTGCGCAGCGACGGCGGCGACGCTTTCGAGACCGCGGTGCACGAACAGCTCGCCGCGGTCGGCTGGGCGGCGAAGCATCCCGGCCCGATGTACATGATCGGCGGCACCTGGCGCGCGCTGGCGGCCTATGCGATGCGCTATTTCGACTATCCGCTGACCGATCCGCACGGCTTCACCCTGCTGCCCGACGATGCGCGGCGGCTGGCCGGCGAACTGGTCGCTGCCGATCCCGACAAGCTGCGCGAAATCAGCGGGATCAGCCCGATGCGCGCGCATTACCTGCCCGATGCCGCGGCGCTGCTGCGCCCGCTGCTCGACCGGATCGAGCCCGACGAGCTGGTGTTCTCGTCATGGGGCATCCGCGAAGGCCTACTCTACAGCCGGCTCGAACCCGCGCAGATGAAGGCCGATCCGCTGCTCGCCGGAGTGACCGCCTATGCCGCTCCGCGCGATTCCTCGATCACGGAGGCGACGCTGCTGGCGGCGTGGACGGTCGACCTGACCGAAGGCGACGGCAAGCTCAACGAACGCCTCCGGCTCGCCGCGGCGCAATTGTCGGGCGCGCTCCACCGGGTCGAACCCAATCTGCGCGAGAGCCATGCGATCGAATGGGCACTGGGCAAACGCTGGATCGATCTCGACGCGCGCGGCCGCGCGATGATCTGCGCCGCGCTGTTCGGCAGCCTCGGCCGCACCCAATTGCCCGACAAGCTGCGCGTGCTCGCCAGCGATGCCGATCTGCACGAGGGTGTGACCTGGGGTCTGGGCTACCGTCTGGCCCGGCGGCTCGGCGGGGGCAGCCGCGTCTCGCTCACCACCAGCGCGCTACGCCGCAAGAAGAAGAGCCTGATCCTGCGGCTTGACGAAAGCCGCGCCGCGCTGGCCAATTACCCCGCGACGCAGGATTTCGAGAACCTCGCCGAGTGGCTGGGCCTCAAGCCCAAGATCAAGATCGGGAGCTTCAACTTCTCCGGCGCCGGCGAGGACCAGGAAGAAGACTAG
- a CDS encoding DUF305 domain-containing protein yields the protein MDSEHSGGHHGKWPTFFAMIATSIVTMFVLKYSALWEADHAFFSQTRMWMALMMGMAMIVIMLGFMWGMYKSLAAKLAVMGLAGAGFILFLFLVRSQQTVEDEAWMKAMIPHHSIAILTSERAEISDPRVRALADEIIEAQVKEITEMKLLLADIEANGELGDGTALPPRTAALTPQLEAEAKASLERPVTAEVEEELDPGR from the coding sequence ATGGATAGTGAACACAGCGGCGGCCATCACGGCAAATGGCCCACCTTCTTCGCCATGATCGCGACGTCGATCGTGACCATGTTCGTGCTCAAATACTCCGCGCTGTGGGAAGCGGACCACGCCTTCTTCAGCCAGACCCGCATGTGGATGGCGCTGATGATGGGCATGGCGATGATCGTCATCATGCTCGGCTTCATGTGGGGCATGTACAAGAGCCTTGCCGCCAAGCTTGCCGTCATGGGGCTGGCGGGCGCGGGTTTCATCCTGTTCCTGTTCCTTGTCCGCAGCCAGCAGACGGTCGAGGACGAGGCCTGGATGAAGGCCATGATCCCGCATCACTCGATCGCGATCCTTACCAGCGAGCGCGCCGAAATCAGCGATCCGCGGGTGCGTGCGCTCGCCGATGAGATCATCGAGGCGCAGGTGAAGGAAATTACCGAGATGAAGCTGCTGCTGGCGGATATCGAGGCCAATGGCGAATTGGGTGACGGCACTGCCCTTCCCCCGCGCACAGCGGCTCTGACGCCCCAGCTCGAGGCCGAGGCGAAGGCTTCGCTCGAGCGCCCGGTGACTGCGGAGGTGGAAGAGGAACTCGACCCGGGGCGTTAG
- the apaG gene encoding Co2+/Mg2+ efflux protein ApaG, producing MKELFQHAAMTDGITVRVAVNFLPEQSRPEAGKWFWVYHIRIENGSHERVQLMTRHWRITDGTGMVSHVDGDGVVGEQPVLMPGQSHDYVSGCPLDTPHGSMEGFYTFNAEDGSPIEVRIPFFPLAAPATAN from the coding sequence ATCAAAGAACTCTTCCAGCATGCCGCCATGACCGACGGGATTACCGTCCGCGTCGCGGTGAACTTCCTGCCCGAGCAATCGCGCCCGGAAGCGGGCAAGTGGTTCTGGGTCTATCACATCCGCATCGAAAACGGCTCGCACGAACGCGTCCAGCTGATGACGCGTCACTGGCGGATCACCGATGGCACGGGCATGGTCAGCCATGTCGATGGCGATGGCGTGGTCGGCGAACAGCCGGTGCTGATGCCGGGGCAGAGCCACGACTATGTCTCAGGCTGTCCGCTCGATACGCCGCATGGCTCGATGGAAGGCTTCTACACCTTCAATGCCGAAGACGGCTCGCCGATCGAAGTGCGCATCCCCTTCTTCCCGCTCGCAGCGCCCGCCACGGCGAACTGA
- a CDS encoding alpha/beta hydrolase family protein, which translates to MSRFSVFAALCALSVVGAPAVLAQKAAPATATSPEDTRPPLIPTRSFASRSAFSAIHLSPDGKAIVTHISASRGKFLAVLDAADHSLQRRYALNDDDDVEWVRWAGNDKLLVSLSTLGRFFGDEVRYTRLLLLDLAAGTSDILGNDEPVVEGDDVIFIAEDGSYALVSVQKNVRAYPSVYRYELAAGGKRWRVQDPRPGVWSWHADRNGVVRLGMGWRRGRLRIYYRSGPDADLRLIEKLKADEIEDKFWDVVQIVSGSDHGHVLHEGPSGRVGLYIFDLSTREPVDLVYEHPEHDVERVLFRDGKPVGVFFTDVRDRAHWLDQGYAETYAQLERSLTQNEIWVISRAKDNSRMLVRAGSEADPGLIYNYDVTGKRMEVLVEMRPEIDITHLAVPKPIAYTARDGTRIHGYLTLPRGREASGLPLIILPHGGPYGIRDKLDYDDKVQLLANRGYAVLQPNFRGSGGYGQDFYDLGVGQIGRGMQDDLDDGMDWAVARGIADPARVCVVGGSYGGYAALWAVIRNPERYRCAASFAGVTDWNLILKYDRRFFTREARLRWRQRVEGEEEFDLDDVSPYRHAETLNRPVLIAQGKKDDRVPWSQFRKFTRAARKAPVAPVELVFDEEGHSFDEPENEQRWLDQLVAFLARHNPAD; encoded by the coding sequence ATGTCTCGTTTTTCGGTATTCGCAGCGCTGTGTGCTTTGTCCGTGGTCGGCGCACCTGCCGTTCTTGCGCAGAAGGCCGCACCGGCCACCGCCACTAGCCCGGAGGACACGCGCCCGCCGCTGATTCCGACGCGCTCCTTCGCTTCGCGTAGTGCGTTTTCCGCGATCCATCTGTCACCCGACGGCAAGGCCATCGTCACACACATCTCTGCTTCGCGGGGCAAGTTTCTGGCGGTGCTCGACGCAGCCGACCATTCGCTGCAGCGGCGTTACGCGCTCAACGATGACGATGACGTCGAATGGGTTCGCTGGGCGGGCAACGACAAATTGCTCGTTTCGCTGTCCACCCTGGGTAGGTTCTTCGGCGACGAGGTGCGTTACACGCGGTTGCTCCTGCTCGACCTGGCGGCGGGGACCTCGGACATCCTCGGTAATGACGAACCCGTCGTCGAAGGCGACGACGTGATCTTCATCGCCGAGGACGGCAGCTATGCGCTGGTTTCGGTCCAGAAGAACGTTCGCGCTTATCCCTCGGTCTACCGGTACGAACTGGCGGCGGGGGGCAAACGGTGGAGGGTACAGGACCCGCGTCCCGGGGTGTGGTCCTGGCATGCCGATCGCAATGGTGTCGTCCGCCTGGGTATGGGCTGGCGTCGCGGCCGGTTGCGGATCTACTATCGGTCGGGCCCCGATGCGGACTTGCGGCTGATCGAGAAGCTCAAGGCCGACGAAATCGAGGACAAGTTCTGGGATGTCGTGCAGATCGTTAGCGGGTCGGATCACGGCCATGTCCTGCATGAAGGCCCGAGCGGCAGGGTCGGGCTGTATATTTTCGATCTGTCCACCCGCGAGCCAGTGGACCTGGTTTACGAACATCCCGAGCATGACGTGGAAAGGGTGCTGTTTCGCGACGGCAAGCCTGTCGGTGTCTTCTTCACCGATGTTCGCGATCGCGCGCACTGGCTCGATCAGGGCTATGCCGAGACCTATGCGCAGCTCGAACGGTCGCTGACCCAAAACGAGATATGGGTCATTTCGCGCGCGAAGGACAATTCGCGGATGCTCGTGCGAGCGGGGAGCGAGGCCGATCCCGGGCTCATCTACAATTACGATGTCACCGGCAAACGCATGGAAGTGCTGGTCGAGATGCGCCCCGAGATCGACATTACACATCTCGCAGTGCCCAAACCGATTGCCTATACCGCGCGCGACGGCACGCGCATCCACGGTTACCTCACGCTCCCCCGGGGACGCGAGGCCAGCGGCTTGCCGCTCATTATCCTGCCGCACGGCGGTCCCTACGGCATTCGCGACAAGCTTGATTATGACGACAAGGTGCAATTGCTCGCCAACCGCGGATATGCGGTGTTGCAGCCCAATTTTCGCGGATCGGGCGGTTATGGGCAGGATTTCTACGATCTCGGCGTCGGCCAGATCGGTCGCGGCATGCAGGACGATCTCGACGACGGGATGGATTGGGCTGTCGCGCGGGGCATTGCCGACCCGGCGCGGGTTTGCGTGGTGGGCGGATCCTATGGCGGCTATGCCGCGCTATGGGCGGTCATCCGCAATCCCGAACGGTACCGCTGTGCCGCCAGTTTTGCCGGAGTGACCGACTGGAACCTGATCCTCAAATACGATCGGCGGTTCTTCACGCGTGAGGCTCGCCTCAGATGGCGCCAGCGCGTCGAGGGGGAAGAGGAATTCGATCTCGACGACGTGTCGCCTTATCGCCACGCCGAGACGCTCAACCGCCCGGTACTGATCGCGCAGGGCAAGAAGGACGATCGCGTCCCTTGGTCGCAGTTCCGCAAGTTCACTCGCGCTGCGCGCAAGGCGCCTGTGGCACCGGTGGAACTGGTGTTCGACGAGGAAGGGCATTCTTTCGACGAGCCCGAAAACGAGCAGCGATGGCTCGATCAGCTCGTCGCTTTCCTCGCCCGGCATAATCCCGCCGACTGA
- a CDS encoding 2-hydroxychromene-2-carboxylate isomerase, whose protein sequence is MTKTLEFIFDLAAPNAYLAWYPLKPIIARTGAQLAVTPVFLGGMHKLTGNAPPMMRDADVKGKVPYAALEFQRFLDRHGMDEFRMHPALPFNSILLQRVLVAASDEAERQALVEALLPAVWERNIDCSDAEVVGAELAAAGFDAQRLLSAAQDPDVKAKLAANTEAAVARGAFGIPTFFVDDEMWFGKERLDQIEEYLGGGKP, encoded by the coding sequence ATGACCAAGACGCTGGAATTCATTTTCGATCTCGCCGCGCCGAACGCCTATCTGGCTTGGTACCCGCTCAAGCCGATTATCGCGCGCACCGGGGCGCAACTGGCGGTGACCCCGGTGTTCCTCGGCGGGATGCACAAGCTCACCGGCAATGCGCCGCCGATGATGCGGGATGCCGATGTGAAGGGCAAGGTTCCCTATGCCGCGCTCGAGTTTCAGCGCTTCCTCGACCGGCATGGCATGGACGAGTTCCGGATGCACCCCGCGCTGCCGTTCAATTCGATCCTGCTCCAGCGCGTGCTGGTGGCCGCATCCGATGAAGCCGAACGCCAGGCGCTGGTCGAGGCGCTGCTTCCCGCGGTGTGGGAGCGCAACATCGATTGCAGCGATGCCGAAGTGGTCGGGGCCGAACTGGCGGCGGCCGGGTTCGACGCGCAGCGCCTGCTCTCCGCTGCGCAGGATCCCGACGTGAAAGCGAAGCTGGCGGCCAATACCGAAGCCGCGGTCGCGCGCGGCGCCTTCGGCATCCCGACCTTCTTCGTCGATGACGAGATGTGGTTCGGCAAGGAACGCCTCGACCAGATCGAGGAGTATCTCGGCGGCGGCAAGCCCTAG
- a CDS encoding excalibur calcium-binding domain-containing protein, whose amino-acid sequence MKRFVLLLPLALLASPPLPVLAHPGGLNAEGCHNNRKTGEYHCHRNRRTTQPAPTAQLQGAVYFPNCTAARQAGAAPIYRGQPGYRPALDRDNDGVACEPYRGR is encoded by the coding sequence ATGAAACGCTTCGTCCTGCTCCTCCCACTGGCGCTGCTTGCCAGCCCGCCGCTGCCGGTGCTCGCGCATCCCGGCGGGCTCAATGCCGAGGGCTGCCACAACAACCGCAAGACGGGCGAGTACCACTGCCACCGCAACCGCCGCACCACGCAGCCCGCGCCGACCGCGCAATTGCAGGGCGCCGTCTACTTCCCCAATTGCACTGCGGCGCGGCAGGCGGGCGCTGCCCCGATCTATCGCGGGCAGCCCGGTTACCGGCCCGCGCTGGACCGCGACAATGACGGGGTCGCCTGCGAACCCTATCGCGGGCGTTAG